The Macrococcoides canis genome has a window encoding:
- a CDS encoding HesB/YadR/YfhF family protein, which produces MNIYISEKAKQWFKEEVGLETGDKVRFYSQIYGTSKVQENYSLAFTIDPDDDKAVAALTEDGITYYVNEPDLWYFDGHDLYIEYDEQLDEVAYDYKK; this is translated from the coding sequence ATGAATATATATATATCAGAAAAAGCGAAGCAATGGTTCAAAGAAGAAGTAGGTCTAGAAACAGGAGATAAAGTTAGATTCTACAGTCAGATCTACGGAACAAGTAAAGTTCAGGAAAATTATTCTCTAGCTTTTACCATTGATCCAGATGATGATAAAGCAGTGGCTGCGCTTACTGAAGACGGGATTACTTACTATGTGAATGAGCCGGATTTATGGTATTTTGATGGACATGATCTATATATTGAGTACGATGAGCAACTTGATGAAGTTGCATACGATTACAAAAAATAA
- a CDS encoding pyruvate oxidase, with protein MSKIKANDALVKALSNWGIDHVYGIPGDTIDTVVDALKSAEEKIKFYQVRHEEVASLAASSYAKLTGKIAVALGIGGPGAIHLLNGMYDAKMDNVPMLVLVGQADTGVLGTKYFQETNLVKMFEDVAVYNKQLTEADAQDIYTIVNKAIQTAYAKKGVAVISVPGNVLATKIEDHTKNEQFVFNKAHITVDTEKIEQAANLIDKSEKPVILAGVGAKHAKSELARLSEQAGIPTIVTLPAKGVMADDHPNFLGNLGKIGTKPAFEASKEADLLIMIGTNYPYVDYLPDKDIPCIQIDINEDNIGNRFDVTVPLIGDSKEILEQLTNAVPKSDDRKFLMACQENMQLWNDWMDEDRENLSEPIRPEYLMSELNQITNPYTTYSIDVGTSTVWSTRYLKVGNDNKFITSAWLGTMGCALPGAIASKIAFPNHQAIAVTGDGAFSMVMQDFATAVKYDLPIIVIVLNNQQLSFIKYEQQAAGEMEYAIDLQDIDYAKFAESCGGVGITVKKPDELGPALRHARDINKPVVINVYVDEEAAPLPGQIVFDEMLGYAKFEIRNLLEENKLAKMPPLKTIMRRIL; from the coding sequence ATGAGTAAAATAAAAGCGAACGACGCATTAGTAAAAGCATTGTCAAACTGGGGAATCGATCATGTATATGGAATACCTGGAGACACAATTGATACTGTTGTAGATGCTTTAAAAAGTGCGGAAGAAAAAATAAAGTTTTATCAAGTAAGACATGAAGAAGTCGCATCCTTAGCTGCAAGCAGCTATGCGAAATTAACAGGGAAGATTGCAGTAGCGCTTGGTATTGGTGGTCCAGGTGCAATTCATCTGTTAAACGGGATGTATGATGCTAAGATGGATAATGTTCCTATGTTAGTACTTGTAGGTCAAGCTGATACAGGGGTACTTGGAACGAAATATTTCCAGGAAACTAACCTCGTTAAAATGTTTGAAGATGTTGCAGTATATAACAAACAGTTGACGGAAGCAGATGCCCAAGATATTTATACGATTGTAAATAAAGCGATACAAACAGCATATGCCAAAAAAGGTGTCGCAGTAATCAGTGTGCCTGGGAATGTTTTAGCGACTAAAATAGAAGATCATACTAAAAATGAACAATTTGTATTTAATAAAGCGCATATTACTGTAGATACTGAAAAGATAGAACAAGCGGCAAATCTAATTGATAAAAGTGAAAAACCAGTAATATTAGCCGGAGTTGGAGCGAAACATGCGAAATCAGAACTTGCACGACTGAGTGAACAAGCAGGAATACCAACTATTGTCACCCTGCCTGCTAAGGGAGTAATGGCAGATGATCATCCTAATTTCCTGGGGAATCTCGGTAAGATTGGAACAAAACCCGCATTTGAAGCGTCTAAAGAAGCAGATTTATTAATCATGATTGGAACGAATTATCCTTATGTGGACTATTTACCCGATAAAGATATTCCATGTATACAAATTGATATTAATGAAGATAATATTGGGAATCGATTTGACGTTACTGTACCTTTGATTGGAGATTCAAAAGAGATACTTGAGCAATTAACAAATGCAGTACCAAAGTCAGACGACCGAAAATTTTTAATGGCCTGTCAAGAAAACATGCAGCTATGGAATGACTGGATGGATGAAGATAGAGAAAATCTTTCAGAGCCAATTAGACCAGAGTATTTAATGTCAGAACTTAATCAGATTACCAATCCATATACAACGTATTCTATAGATGTAGGAACATCGACGGTATGGAGTACGAGATATTTAAAAGTTGGTAACGATAATAAATTTATTACTTCTGCATGGTTGGGAACTATGGGCTGTGCATTGCCAGGAGCGATTGCAAGCAAGATTGCTTTCCCGAATCATCAGGCGATTGCCGTTACAGGTGACGGTGCATTTTCAATGGTCATGCAAGACTTTGCTACAGCTGTTAAATATGATCTGCCGATTATCGTGATTGTATTAAATAATCAACAACTCTCATTTATTAAGTACGAACAACAAGCTGCCGGTGAAATGGAGTATGCAATTGATTTGCAAGATATTGACTATGCAAAGTTCGCAGAAAGTTGTGGCGGTGTTGGGATTACAGTGAAAAAACCGGACGAACTTGGTCCTGCATTGAGACATGCAAGAGACATTAATAAGCCTGTTGTTATCAATGTATATGTAGATGAAGAGGCTGCGCCATTACCTGGGCAAATTGTTTTTGATGAGATGCTGGGTTATGCAAAATTTGAAATTAGAAATTTATTAGAAGAAAATAAACTAGCAAAAATGCCTCCATTAAAAACGATTATGAGAAGAATTTTATAA